A genomic window from Myotis daubentonii chromosome 4, mMyoDau2.1, whole genome shotgun sequence includes:
- the CCL26 gene encoding C-C motif chemokine 26 produces the protein MKSFPTAPPVLLFILTVGLAAAPRGSDVAKYCCLRFIQKTLPWSLVQSYEFTRNSCSQQAVIFTTKKGQKVCAQPKEKWVRRYISLLKAQQNSTQLNFQPKDT, from the exons ATGAAGAGCTTCCCCACGGCTCCCCCTGTTCTACTTTTCATCCTGACTGTCGGTCTTGCAGCTGCCCCAC GTGGCAGTGATGTGGCCAAATACTGCTGCTTACGATTCATCCAAAAGACCTTGCCCTGGAGCTTGGTGCAAAGCTATGAATTCACTAGGAACAGCTGTTCCCAGCAGGCTGTGAT ATTCACTACCAAAAAAGGCCAGAAAGTCTGTGCACAACCAAAGGAAAAATGGGTGCGAAGATATATTTCGTTACTGAAAGCTCAACAGAATTCGACACAGCTGAACTTTCAGCCCAAGGACACCTGA